The DNA region TTACGTATGGATCGTTGTTGTGCCCGGTATCTGCGATCCTCCCATTCCGATTGTATGAGAAAATGGATCAACTCATCCTGCGTATAACCTGGACCACTGGAGCCATCCTGTTCGATATAGGATTTAAAAGCACTGGCCATGCCACTGAGGTGCATGCTGCTCATTTTGTCTAGGCATTCTTTGTTTGTGTTCATATCTGTTGTTTTATCTTTTATTAGCGATGATGGATTTTACTTTTGTAAACGGCTATTGATAATACTTTCCACCGCGTATATTGTCGTGATCTGGCATGGACGAGTCTGGTAGGTTCTGTGGTGTATCTTCGTCCATAAAGTCCGCCTTGGACTTCAGTATTTTTTCTATAATACCATAGTTATAGATGCCGTATTCATGAGCTCTTTTACAAGCATTAACCAGTCTGGAAGCTCCTACTTTTCTGCCGATATTCAATATCCCTTGGCAAGCACGTAGGTTCTTGTCGGGGTATTCCGGCCGCGCCAATACTTTTTCCAGATAGAAATTCACTTCTTCGGAGATTTCCTCGGCTTGCTGTAAAAAAGCGGTAGGATCCCACATGGAAGCTGCCCCCGATTGCCAACTGGCCAAGTGGGCAGGGTCTTGTACGTATTTTTCTTTTTGGTAACTGCGTGCATGCTGACAGATAAGTTCACTTCCTATAAAGAGTTCTACGCGGGTACTACTATAGAGGAGCTTTATTTTTTTACCGATGTATTTATAGGGAACGCTGTAATAATGATAGTCCAGTGCCACGTATCCATTTTTACCTACGGTGGTAATACGGCTATCCAAAGGATCGTATCGGTATGCGTTTAAGGGTTGTAAAGTATCTTTTTCCAAAGTCTCAAATTGCTCCCTGCGACTGGGTAATCCAGCAGTCATCGGATGATTATTATGCCTTTCCAAATGAAGAGCAATAGCTTCATTGAGGTCGTTCAAGCTGTGATATACGCTTTTGTCTATTTGGGTAAATATGGAAGTGTAAACCAGTTTTACGGCTCCTTCCACCAAAGCTTTGTCTTTGGGACGGTACACTCTGGTGGGGAATACATGCGTTCCATA from Rhizosphaericola mali includes:
- the istA gene encoding IS21 family transposase, with translation MANRTIEMYKIRQLIRLSLEGRGSKYISAAVGISRNTVKKYLTLLRGSGYDATQLSAMSDEQLLSLLGVAQRPQWSPSQRSKALEPLLADYVRQLRKNRGVTKWMLYEQYRQLHPNGYKSSRFMDYLNLYMGKIRPSLRVVHKAGDKMYIDFTGKKLYLTDPDTGAITAVEVFVAILGCSQLTYVKAVASQKKEDFIDACESALHYFGGVPQAVVPDNLKSAVSKPGRYESKVNESFAAFAAHYGTHVFPTRVYRPKDKALVEGAVKLVYTSIFTQIDKSVYHSLNDLNEAIALHLERHNNHPMTAGLPSRREQFETLEKDTLQPLNAYRYDPLDSRITTVGKNGYVALDYHYYSVPYKYIGKKIKLLYSSTRVELFIGSELICQHARSYQKEKYVQDPAHLASWQSGAASMWDPTAFLQQAEEISEEVNFYLEKVLARPEYPDKNLRACQGILNIGRKVGASRLVNACKRAHEYGIYNYGIIEKILKSKADFMDEDTPQNLPDSSMPDHDNIRGGKYYQ